The genomic segment CTTCTCTGTGGTTAATCCTTCACATTGGCCTTATCTTCTGTATAAGGCCCCTCAGCCTCTCTTGGGCATGATGGCGATGGCTGTGGGACCTTCAGGCTGCACATGGGGATGCAGCAGTGGGTGGGCTTCGGTGGGGCCAGGGGCTGTTCTCGCTTCATGTTCACACTGCTAGGgctctgggggttgggggagctataaagtttttatatataatcAAGTGTTGTCTTAcatatgaattaaaaaatcaaatatggaAAGAAAGCTAAAACATTATGCTGGGAATTATTTGTCCAAGATGTAGAAGAAAAGGAATGATTTCAAAAGACatacactgagccctggctggtgtggctcaggggattgagtgctggcctacgaaccaaagagtcgctgatttatttcccagtctagggcacaggagttgcaggccaggttcccagttgggggtgcgcaagaggcaatcacacattgatgtttctctccttttctttctccctcccttgccctctagagatagacagacagacagacagatagatatacAGATATTTACATAGATATATCAGACAGTGaaagtaagtttaaaatattcttgtgAATATGGGGTCACTTCATGATACTTAAATCATTCTTCTTGTAGATATAAAAGTGACTCTGACTGCCCTGGAGGAGGGGTCTCAGTTGGTTGGCCTGTCATCCCATACAAGAAAATgttttgggttcaaatccctgtcAGGGCAGAAACATTGGTTGCacatttgatccccagtcagggcacatataagaggcaaccaattgatgattctcacattgatgtttctctcttcctcatcctccctttctaaaatcaataaacatatactttggtgaggatttttaaaacatctatgAAAAGGAACTTTTATTGGAAAGCCTGCAGAACTTCTCAAGATGACTTCTGGTGTGGATAAAgatcttcattttattattattattattattattatattattccaCAGGGTCAATTACCCcagttattttatccattcatctaatgATGGACACTTAGCTGACTCTTTGGaactagtaaaataaaaaaaaaaattaagttttacttctaaaaataatgatgcaCTTTATTGTAATAATTGCTTCTGTGCAGCAAGAGAAACCTTCCACAAAGTGAAAAGGGTACCAACTGTATAAAATAACATGTTTACCAataatacatctaataaggggtttaATCTCCAAGGAATATGGAGAAATTGtccaactcaacaccagaaagtcAAACAACCCAAGTAAGAAATAGGCAAAGagcctgaatggacacttctccaaaagaggacatccagatgcccaaaatgcatttgaaaaaatattccatgacactgatcatcagagagaggcaaactCAAACCACCATGATGAGATGTCACCTCTCTCCCATCAGAgtggtcatcattaataaatcaacatacaacaagtgttggtgacaaTGTGAGGGCAAGAGATCCCttgtgcactgtaggtgggagtgcagactatgcagtactgtggaaaacagtatggaatttcctcaaaaacttaaaaatggactTGTCTTTTGATCCTGTGATCCCACTTTTTGCTCACCAAGATGCAAAGATAAGGGCCCTGTGGTACCCTGCCATAGCCTTTTGGGTAAAAATTTGACGATCTAATATACATTGTTGTATATTTTTGGAAAACCTCAAGTAATTGCATACATCAACTGTGTACACATTTTACATGTCAAGTAAACTTCAatacagtggttttcaaaaaaaCACTTAAGTCGAAagtgaaaatatatgtttttatgtagCTCTTAAATAACAGGTAAAACTAATCCAGATTATGTacaggaaaatgtttaaatataaaggaaattttaGCATTGTACCCGAATAAAGTTTCTAGTTTTCCACAAATTTTATCAATTCTTAGCTTTACAACATCTCTTGTACAATACAAAGCAAAAGAGTTAAGAATTTAgcttaagaatttattttaatgaccACAAGAAGCCTATACTTGTCAAGAAAGAggcaataaattttaaacaaacacaGAATATCAAAAGGAAGTTTACTGAGCTTTATTGACACATCACAGAAATGTAAagagttaaaatttttagaagGTGGACACTAAAGTTATATCACTgcatgaagatttttaaattgatgaaTTTACAAAATTCAGGTCCAGAGCATTGTATCATAAAAGTGTTGATTTTTCTCCCTTGTACCAAGAACACATTCATCTCTGAATTCAATGACAGATATTAAACATGTAAGTATGTACAGAAAcctgcaaaaaataaatataaaatgacacaAATTTTGCTTATCTATGTAATGGATGCACATACCTACTTTCATAACCAGTGATCTAGAAGAAAGAACACATACAGGACTGTTAGCAATAGCTAAGgtgtttccatttccttaattttttcaaaattattcaaaTTGTCTTCAATGTTAACATATACCGATCTGATTCCAAAATGGTAAatgcttgtttttattgttgttcaaatacagttgtctccatttcccaacCCCCATTCCCACCCAGTCCAATttggtttggtccatgtgtcctttatagttgttctcagtttcctcttagttgtgtgtgtgtttctcaatTAGATTAACCAGaagtaatttataaaacacaAGTGAATAATCTTTAAGAGAAAGCTGTGTGCATTGAAAATATTGCAGGAGTAAAATCTTCTAATGACAATGGTCAGCATTTATTAATAACGccttaaatgatttaatatttgttataACAGTGTGGACCTGGATATATTATCATGTGCAGTTGTGGAAATGGAAATGTCAAAGTTTCACTGATTTATTAAGACTTACACAGCTAAAACAAGGAGTAGATATAGAAGATAAATCATAAAATGTTTGCCTCCTCAGACAGCGCTCCTCATTACTCTGCTATATTTCTTCTCCATATAATACATGATGTTTTTTCTGAAACTCTTATCAGTGTGCCAAAACTGAGCCctgtttcataataaaattcTCTTCCATTGGAGTATGCATGGTAATTTCtgtgctatattttaaaatatgacatccatattttctcattttgtggaTAAGTAGCCCTTAAAAACAATGGACCATGTTtgtaacacatattttaaatggcTTATAAATATAAGTTTATTTTCAAAGGACATATCTTTGGAGATGTCCAAGATTATATTTGATTAACTAAAGGATGGttcaacagaaatacaaacaaatgaaaggacttcattgatttttggagagaagaagaaaatacccacaggaaagaagataaaagttaACTATTTAGAAACAATGTTACTTTAATTGCCTGGAGTCCTCTCTCTTCTGTATGAGTCTAATGAGAgcatttttcacttctttattcctaagactgtaaatgagtggattcagCATGGGGATCACAATAGTATAAAAAACAGACGCCACTTGATCTTTGCCCAAGGTGTAGGACTTCCGTGGTTTCAAATACGTAAAAATCATCGTGCCATAAAAGATGGTGACTCCCAGGAGATGGGAGGCACATGTAGAGaaggcttttctctttcctgaagtGGAAGTAATTTTCAGTACAGTGGCCAGAATGGACAGGTAGGACACAGATATTGTGATAAGAGATACCATTAGAGCAGAACCACcaaaaatgaatataatgatTTCCACGTCCCGTGTGTCAGTGCAGGACAGGGCTAGGATTGGGGAAgtgtcacagaaaaagtgatggaTTACATTGGAGTCACAGAAATGAAGTCTGCTTATGAAAAACACATTGATCACAGAGAACATAAAGCCAAAGAAATAGGACCCAAGGACGAGGGAGCAGCAGAGTCTCTTGGACATAACAACGGGGTAGTGCAGAGGATTGCAGATAGCgacatagcggtcataggccattgaggagagaagaaaacattcagCGACacccaagaagataaaaaagtaCATTTGGGTGAAGCAGCTTATGTATGAAATGTGCTTCATGGAGGTCAGTAAGTTCTGTAAGGTTTTAGGTGTGATGGCTGTTGAGTAACTGAGGTCAAGAAGTGACAGGTGACTGAGAAAGAAATACATGGGGGTGTGAAGCTGGAGATCCAGGTGGATGATCAATATCATCCCTGCGTTTCCCAGCACACTGATCAGGTAAATCATGAGAAATATGATAAAGAGGACCAGCTGGATGTCTTCAGATTCTGTCAGCCCTATAAGGATGAAGTCAGACACACGTGTGTTATTGCTTCTGCCCATTCTGTCCACCTGCTCCACACTGCTGAGAAATAAAGGTGATACCTGGCAGGAACGAGTTCATAAATGTTGACTTATATATTAGgttaatatttctaaaagttAATAATAAGTAGTGGACTACAGAATATGATGGGAGATTACATTGCATTGCAAAATACAGAAGTGTGCAAACATTGACCCTTGGGCATGATATACTAAAAACTAACATTTGTGTAGTTAGAGTAGCCTGATACTCTCCTAAATGCTTTTCCTTATTAATACATTTACCTCTCATGAGAATACCCTACCATAGGTGCTATATTTATAGTCTCATTTTTAGAAATGACATAAAGAGCACTATTTATGTAACTTATTGAGAGTCACAGCTCTTTAAGTTTGGCTCTCTCATTCTACCAAGAGAGAGTGACTTCAGAGAACATGGTCTTTGTACTATATTTTGATTTGTAACTCAAAATATCCTATGGCAAAAAATACTTGATATATTgtgtaataaataatttaaaaacagttttaatatatcatttactgagctctttttggaaaattatttaatagtaATGGAAATAAATTTCATGCTTGGGGATCAAAATTACAAACCATGCATTAGTATTAATTTGCAGAACATATATTTTCCTAAGTTGAGCCGTCAAAATGTGATTTGTTccaaaaatcatgttttaaaaacatgtacatTGATGGTAGACCATAATTCCATCAACTGTATACTTCTCATTTCATAAAACAGGGCATTTCTTAGGGTAAGGCCTAAGTGATATGTTTAGGCATATATTTTATACAATGCcttccttttatttcatcttaactAAACTCTGAAATTTCCAGGGTAATACTTACCAAAAGCCAAAgtcagtggagaaagaaaaaagccatcTTCCAATATTATCAGGCAAGAAATTTCTCAACCTTTTCtcacaaataaaacaagaaaattgttCGAGGCATCAATTTCTATACTATATTCTTTCCTTAGAGTTAAATTCTGTGCACAGTTTCGTGCATTCATCATGCTTTACTctgaggtaaaaaaaagaaaaaatgtcaactTAGAATTTTGTTAAGGCCCTGGTCAAATGGAAAATCTGCCAGGAAGTTGTGTCTGAAATCCAGGCAGCAATTGCAAACACAAATGGAGCCAACTATGTCTTGTCCGTACTCCAAGGCACCTCATAATATACTGATGATTGAGAATAAGGCAACATTGCTCCTCCCTGGAGACCAGTTTCCAAGGAAGCTTTTCTGGCATGTTTCCAAGGACAAAGGCTCAGGGACTAAATGCAGCTATGTCATCATTTAAGGAAATAGTTGCCTTTTTCCTTATATGACACACAAGGAAGAACCTGGTTTCATCCTCTTTTGTGATCCTGTAAGGTTTTACCAGGGTTGGTGGAGGAGCCATTTATAAAGACATCTGCAATTGCTCTGTTACTGAAACCTCAGGATGGAATCATTCATTTTTCACAAtgacacatttttatgtttacatgTGTGATACTATCATACTATCACTGttaattacaaaataatcagAATACAACTAAATTCAACGAACAAAATGAGAACAAGCTTAACATGTGGGAACATTTTGATGAATTCCCCCCgattttgtttaactttattaATACATATGTATCTACAGTTTTGCATAATAACTGTTACACTATATATTTAGCCTCCAGACCTCATTTTGGACCGAGATTCCATGATACTCCATGACCAACGTTACATCAAACCCACAATGTCTTGTCTGCTGTATCGACTTGTGCCCCATGACTAACGTCCTTCTAAATGGGTCCTCAGCTGACACATGTTTCAGGGCGTCACAAGGAAAATATGGTGTCAGCTCCCCATTTAGCTTTGGCAATGACCCCACTCATCCACACAGCAGTACTTCTACAATTCGTTTGGCTATTTATTGCACTCTACGTATAAtcaatgtgttctttttttttcaaatgtacccAGCTTTGTTATAGATACTTTTCAAAAACAATCATGGTATTTCAGGCAGGACATGGGCAGATAATTGTTAACTGTATACAAGAACTTTCATTCTCCCTTCTTCAATGGACTACCAAAATCAGAAAGCCATTATAAAACCCAATGGAGTCTTCATCTGCTGCTCTGTACATGGAGAATATAGATTGAGGGTTGACAATTCATATTAGGCATGTTGTTTAACAGCTTTTCACCTGCAGACCGTGACTTTcaggaaattaaatgaaaatggcaGAAGTATCAGTCTTTAGGTCTACAGTCTAAAAAGGGCACTTCTGCCCTTTTGAGGAATGCCATATCCATGGTGACTCTGGGAAGTCGAGATTGCCCAACATACTGGTAACCAATTTTTGGGGGGTCAGGTCCCAGCGGGTCTCTGGGCTTTAGGGAGTCAAGTGTATGCttaaagtggagagggagaaaaggacctAAGAGTGAATTTACTTTGCCCACACCACAAGGTGTCTCTGCCAACGTGGCTAATGTGTGTCAACCTCAAGGGATCCCTTCTCCCAGGAACCTAGAGGAAGTCTCTCAAATCCAGAAGGGAAAGGTGTTTTTCCCTGTGTAATTCCGGCTTTGCAAACATTCTATTAGTACTATATGTCCTTCCCCCAGAAACAACAATGACATGTTCTGTGTGCTAACTacataactgaaagaaaaataatacaaaattatgcATTTTCATAAAACTTggtaaaaaatagtatttcaaacTATACAGTCACCAGAAATACACAGTTATCAAAGATGCACACACTTCACTTGGCATTTCCACCACCTTCGGCCTTCTGTGCCTGGTATGTTCTGACATCTCCATGTTTTGCAGGGTTATTCCCATCCTTGCCAGCATCAgtttcccctttttccctttgggtaccttctctcccttctttgcaGGGGCCTTTTTAGGCTTGGGCTCTGGCTTTGGAGGAGCAGGTTTAGCCAATAACCTGGCGGATCTTCTCTGTGGTTAATCCTTCACATTGGCCTTATCTTCTGTATAAGGCCCCTCAGCCTGTCTCTTGGGCATGATGGCGATGGCTGTGGGACGTTCAGGCTGCACATGGGGATGCAGCAGTGGGTGGGCTTTGGTGGGGCCAGGGGTTCTTCTCGCC from the Desmodus rotundus isolate HL8 chromosome 5, HLdesRot8A.1, whole genome shotgun sequence genome contains:
- the LOC128780939 gene encoding olfactory receptor 8H1, with amino-acid sequence MGRSNNTRVSDFILIGLTESEDIQLVLFIIFLMIYLISVLGNAGMILIIHLDLQLHTPMYFFLSHLSLLDLSYSTAITPKTLQNLLTSMKHISYISCFTQMYFFIFLGVAECFLLSSMAYDRYVAICNPLHYPVVMSKRLCCSLVLGSYFFGFMFSVINVFFISRLHFCDSNVIHHFFCDTSPILALSCTDTRDVEIIIFIFGGSALMVSLITISVSYLSILATVLKITSTSGKRKAFSTCASHLLGVTIFYGTMIFTYLKPRKSYTLGKDQVASVFYTIVIPMLNPLIYSLRNKEVKNALIRLIQKREDSRQLK